The Roseimicrobium gellanilyticum genome contains a region encoding:
- a CDS encoding HTTM domain-containing protein, producing the protein MESSQPRSLRERLFAPVDIAFLVFFRLGFAGIMLWEVYRYFSLGRIKPYYVDPGFHFKYYGFEWIEPWPGEGMYWHFTAMAVFATCMLVGFCYRLAAFLFACAFTFVFLQDQAHYLNHFYLVCLISFLMVLLPANCAWSIDAWMRPRLRSQVVPAWTLWLLRVQIGIVYFYGGLAKLGPDWLQGEPMRMWLADRASKFPRIEHYFSEEWFVYGFAYGGLLFDLLVVPLLLWRPTRWIGYLWALSFHLINNQLFNIGIFPWFMLCATLIYLPPDFPKRIWGFLRGKKWQPQAEALSPVGAAATAGSWSFGQRVLVSFLGLYLVAQCLIPFRHLLYPGDVNWTEEGHRFSWRMKLRGKDGEVVFKVVQKGTGRFWEFDPEGNLTKKQVDEMAGRPDMILQFAHHLAWAMSERGYGDVAVYAKAMVSLNGREPELLVDPMVDLAQVRRSLAHSTWILPLQGKLRKPQIHHEEDDSHHHHVTAE; encoded by the coding sequence ATGGAATCATCCCAACCTCGCAGCTTGCGCGAGCGCCTTTTCGCGCCGGTGGACATTGCGTTTCTGGTGTTTTTCCGGCTGGGGTTTGCGGGCATCATGCTGTGGGAGGTGTACCGCTATTTCAGCCTGGGTCGCATCAAGCCGTACTACGTCGATCCCGGTTTTCACTTCAAATACTATGGCTTCGAATGGATCGAGCCGTGGCCGGGAGAGGGGATGTACTGGCATTTCACAGCCATGGCTGTGTTCGCCACGTGTATGCTGGTTGGCTTCTGCTACCGGTTGGCGGCGTTTCTTTTTGCCTGTGCGTTTACCTTCGTCTTCTTGCAGGACCAGGCGCACTACCTGAACCACTTTTATCTGGTCTGCCTCATCTCCTTCCTCATGGTGCTGCTGCCGGCCAACTGTGCGTGGTCGATTGATGCATGGATGCGCCCACGCCTGCGCTCACAAGTCGTACCGGCATGGACGCTGTGGCTGCTGCGGGTGCAGATTGGCATTGTGTATTTCTACGGAGGGCTGGCCAAGCTGGGGCCGGACTGGTTGCAAGGCGAGCCCATGCGCATGTGGCTGGCGGATCGAGCCAGCAAGTTTCCGCGGATTGAGCACTATTTTTCCGAGGAGTGGTTCGTCTACGGCTTTGCGTACGGTGGCCTGCTCTTCGATTTGCTGGTGGTGCCGCTGCTCCTGTGGAGGCCCACACGTTGGATTGGCTATCTGTGGGCGCTTTCATTCCACCTCATCAACAACCAGCTTTTCAACATTGGCATCTTCCCGTGGTTCATGCTGTGCGCCACACTCATCTACCTGCCGCCGGACTTTCCGAAACGCATCTGGGGTTTCCTGAGGGGAAAAAAATGGCAACCGCAGGCAGAGGCCTTGTCTCCGGTGGGGGCAGCGGCCACGGCAGGTTCATGGTCTTTTGGGCAGCGGGTGCTGGTGTCGTTTCTCGGGCTGTATCTGGTAGCCCAGTGTCTCATACCATTCCGCCATCTGCTGTATCCCGGTGATGTGAACTGGACGGAAGAAGGGCACCGTTTTTCCTGGCGCATGAAGCTCCGTGGCAAGGATGGAGAGGTTGTTTTCAAGGTGGTGCAGAAAGGTACTGGCAGATTCTGGGAGTTTGACCCCGAGGGCAATCTCACAAAGAAGCAGGTGGACGAGATGGCCGGGCGTCCGGACATGATCCTGCAGTTTGCCCATCACCTGGCGTGGGCCATGAGTGAGCGCGGATATGGCGATGTGGCCGTGTATGCCAAAGCCATGGTCTCGCTAAACGGACGTGAGCCGGAACTGCTCGTCGATCCGATGGTGGATCTGGCACAGGTGAGGCGAAGCCTGGCGCACTCCACCTGGATCCTTCCGCTACAGGGGAAGTTGCGCAAACCGCAGATCCATCATGAGGAAGATGATTCACATCATCATCATGTGACTGCGGAGTAG
- a CDS encoding GH36-type glycosyl hydrolase domain-containing protein: protein MTPTPSSVTFPFRAASPSGLSVELNANGSIRRIDHGDIMINLFLGNEAEGGPANIFLRLHGESTTVIPLIGPCSSASYRFEERGMTASGRWGDLTFRLRLVLAESSPAWFWHVEVENHGMKEVACDLVYVQDIALAHYGAIRLNEYYVSQYLDHTALDHASKGVAVASRQNQSMGGRCPWTVIGSLGWGVSYATDALQSYGFSRRTGAELAGLAADLPGKRLQHEHSMVGIQDERFVLQPGANARRGFFSWFESNKSEATSPKDRRFIESALTLPESACPPWPADATDSMPACGLFASAPFLEAVELAEDDINAFVGPERRDAEYDRGHLLSFFTGKHSHVVLKRKELQVLRPHGHLLRTGGVLTPDESALASTAWMGGVFHSMVTQGHVSINRFLSTCHTYLGLFRSHGQRIFIELEGEWVLLGVPSAFEMRPGFCRWWYKHRAGVVEVTSVAPDDRHELLLSVTVLAGAPARLLISHHIAMNGDDGSSSVSAQYKVKDRAAFVRAIPESDVGRRFPEGEFVIKPSQGTQVEGIGGDEMLFADGVSRKQPFLCFATAPALSVAFSIEGRLVPESHEHGGGFWDSIGAGLKIEAPSAGEHAARASQLAEIFPWFIHNALVHYLSPRGLEQYSGGGWGTRDVCQGPVELLLALGRFEPVRDLLCRVFRQQNADGDWPQWFMFFDRERGIRPGDSHGDIVYWPLVALAQYLSATGDADLLEERLPFFHPEGDVAAETCTVAGHVERALDLIQRRVIPGTRLAAYGHGDWNDSLQPAKPDMRERLCSAWTVTLNYQTLVALANAFRTLGDTVRAKEFEAMASAVLDEFQHTLIVDDVVAGLAYFHEGGRTDYLLHPGDEATGLSYSLLPMIHAIINDMFAPQQAAAHLELIRRHLLGPDGAHLFDRPLAYRGGIQTYFQRAESASYFGREIGIMYTHAHLRYCEALARYGDAEAFFHALCQANPIAIRQIVPSAGLRQANCYYSSSDPAFADRYEAFEHYEKVNLGEVALEGGWRVYSSGAGIATRLIMQCFLGIRVEKNSMVVDAVMPASLDGLQARLQLYGRSLVVLYRVGSKGCGVMSVEVNGTVLDFTREPNPYRPGAVRIPLGSFTSQLTGDGDRLAIVLG from the coding sequence ATGACACCAACGCCATCATCCGTGACTTTTCCCTTCCGTGCCGCGAGTCCCTCCGGGCTGAGTGTCGAGCTGAATGCGAATGGCTCCATCCGGCGAATCGATCACGGAGACATCATGATCAATCTGTTTCTCGGGAACGAAGCTGAGGGCGGTCCCGCAAACATCTTCTTGAGGTTGCATGGCGAGAGCACCACAGTGATTCCGCTGATTGGTCCGTGCAGCTCTGCCTCCTACCGGTTTGAAGAGCGGGGCATGACTGCAAGTGGCAGATGGGGAGATCTGACTTTTCGGCTGCGTCTCGTGCTGGCGGAGTCGTCACCAGCCTGGTTCTGGCACGTGGAAGTGGAGAATCACGGGATGAAGGAGGTGGCCTGCGACCTGGTGTACGTGCAGGACATTGCCCTCGCTCACTATGGCGCCATCCGTCTCAATGAATATTATGTGAGCCAGTATCTGGACCACACGGCGTTGGATCACGCATCAAAGGGCGTGGCGGTGGCTTCGCGGCAGAACCAGTCCATGGGGGGACGCTGCCCGTGGACTGTCATTGGGTCACTGGGATGGGGCGTGTCCTACGCCACCGATGCATTGCAGTCCTACGGATTCAGCAGGCGCACGGGGGCTGAACTTGCGGGACTGGCTGCCGATCTTCCTGGCAAGCGTTTGCAACATGAGCACTCCATGGTGGGCATCCAGGACGAGCGCTTTGTACTTCAGCCTGGAGCGAATGCCAGACGGGGATTCTTTTCCTGGTTTGAATCAAACAAGTCCGAGGCTACATCACCCAAAGACCGCCGGTTCATCGAGTCGGCATTGACATTGCCGGAATCAGCTTGCCCGCCTTGGCCCGCAGATGCGACAGACTCGATGCCTGCGTGCGGACTCTTCGCTTCGGCTCCATTCTTGGAAGCGGTTGAACTCGCCGAGGATGACATCAATGCGTTCGTCGGCCCGGAACGTCGTGATGCAGAATATGACCGTGGACACCTGCTCTCCTTCTTCACCGGGAAGCACAGCCATGTGGTGCTCAAGCGCAAAGAACTCCAGGTGCTTCGCCCGCATGGACATTTGCTGCGAACCGGCGGCGTATTGACTCCTGATGAGTCTGCCCTGGCCTCGACTGCATGGATGGGAGGCGTGTTTCACTCGATGGTCACGCAGGGCCACGTGAGCATCAATCGCTTCCTCTCCACCTGCCACACCTACCTGGGACTCTTCCGCAGCCATGGACAGCGCATCTTCATCGAATTGGAAGGGGAATGGGTTTTGCTGGGAGTGCCTTCCGCCTTTGAGATGAGACCTGGCTTCTGCCGCTGGTGGTACAAGCATCGCGCAGGAGTGGTTGAAGTGACGTCCGTTGCGCCAGATGATCGGCATGAACTCCTCCTTTCAGTGACCGTCCTCGCAGGGGCCCCCGCGAGGTTGCTGATTTCACACCACATCGCCATGAATGGCGATGACGGAAGCTCTTCGGTATCGGCTCAATACAAGGTGAAAGACCGTGCTGCATTCGTGCGCGCGATTCCGGAGAGTGATGTGGGGCGCCGTTTCCCCGAAGGTGAGTTTGTCATCAAGCCCTCGCAGGGCACGCAGGTGGAAGGCATCGGAGGTGATGAGATGCTCTTTGCAGATGGCGTGTCGCGTAAACAGCCGTTCCTGTGTTTCGCAACCGCTCCTGCACTCTCCGTGGCGTTCAGCATCGAGGGCCGTCTGGTGCCGGAGTCTCATGAACATGGTGGAGGCTTCTGGGACTCTATTGGAGCCGGCCTGAAGATTGAGGCCCCTTCTGCAGGGGAGCATGCTGCACGAGCGAGCCAGCTGGCGGAGATCTTTCCCTGGTTCATTCACAATGCGCTGGTGCACTACCTTTCACCGCGTGGATTGGAACAGTATTCCGGAGGAGGGTGGGGGACGCGGGACGTTTGCCAGGGACCGGTGGAACTGCTTCTGGCACTCGGACGATTCGAGCCGGTGAGAGATCTGCTCTGCCGTGTGTTCCGTCAGCAGAACGCAGATGGTGACTGGCCACAGTGGTTCATGTTTTTTGACCGTGAGCGCGGTATTCGTCCGGGAGATTCACACGGTGATATCGTGTACTGGCCGTTGGTGGCTCTCGCGCAGTACCTGTCTGCCACCGGTGATGCTGATCTGTTGGAGGAGCGCCTTCCATTTTTCCATCCTGAAGGCGATGTTGCGGCGGAGACCTGCACCGTGGCTGGTCATGTGGAACGCGCATTGGATTTGATCCAACGCAGAGTCATTCCCGGCACGAGGCTTGCGGCCTATGGACACGGTGACTGGAACGACTCCCTCCAGCCTGCCAAGCCTGATATGCGCGAACGCCTCTGCAGTGCGTGGACTGTGACTTTGAATTATCAAACGCTCGTCGCCCTTGCCAATGCCTTCAGGACGCTCGGAGACACAGTACGGGCGAAGGAGTTTGAAGCGATGGCCTCCGCGGTGCTCGATGAATTCCAGCACACGCTCATCGTGGACGATGTCGTGGCCGGCCTGGCGTATTTCCATGAGGGCGGCAGGACAGACTATCTGCTTCACCCTGGTGACGAGGCGACGGGCTTGTCGTACAGCCTCCTGCCGATGATCCACGCGATTATCAATGACATGTTTGCGCCACAGCAGGCGGCGGCTCATCTTGAGCTGATTCGCAGGCATCTCCTGGGCCCTGATGGTGCGCATCTATTTGATCGCCCGCTGGCTTACCGTGGTGGTATCCAGACGTATTTCCAGCGTGCTGAAAGCGCCAGCTACTTCGGCCGTGAAATCGGCATCATGTACACGCATGCCCACCTGCGCTATTGCGAAGCGCTCGCCCGGTATGGTGATGCAGAGGCGTTCTTCCATGCCCTGTGCCAGGCCAATCCCATTGCCATCCGGCAGATTGTTCCCTCCGCCGGGTTGCGACAGGCGAACTGCTACTACTCCAGCTCGGATCCTGCCTTCGCGGATCGCTATGAGGCGTTTGAGCATTACGAGAAGGTGAATCTCGGCGAGGTAGCACTGGAGGGCGGCTGGAGGGTTTATTCCAGTGGGGCTGGTATTGCCACGCGCTTGATCATGCAGTGCTTCCTCGGCATTCGCGTGGAGAAGAATTCGATGGTAGTGGATGCTGTGATGCCCGCTTCTTTGGACGGGCTGCAGGCAAGACTGCAATTGTATGGTCGCTCCTTGGTGGTGCTCTATCGCGTGGGGAGTAAGGGCTGCGGGGTGATGTCCGTGGAGGTGAATGGAACCGTGTTGGACTTCACTCGTGAGCCAAATCCCTACCGTCCGGGAGCTGTCCGCATTCCGCTTGGTTCGTTCACCAGTCAACTGACGGGAGATGGTGACAGGCTGGCCATCGTGCTAGGCTAG
- a CDS encoding discoidin domain-containing protein produces MPEHPFFSLFDDAGSWQVVASGQARGELSTPRTEQGATVLRLDYDFHGGGGFVVLRRTFSFSLPTTFDIGFRLRGSGPPNHFEFKVAADGGANVWRHLRQDFALPSQWTDYRFNEREFPFAWGPAGGGAPSNVEAIEIAIAAGPGGKGTLELSCPSMTDQTLLAPKSIRASSHLPGHAPDNIWDADAQAIWRAGTEDKEPWCRIDFGKPVRFGGLVLSWPDSLPPRAYRVEVSTDGESWTSIYRATSGLGARSFISMPGSEASQLRLIFKDSACAALQSVSLRPDAFSRTPNEFVHHVAAECPRGMFPRYWYREQSYWTPIGSPEGRRRALVNEEGMVETDEAGFSLEPFILTQDGMLSWADADTSLSMAADGVPVPAVAWSAREMRLEIQPWVDGHRETLTLHVTYRLQCPAAEPGTRLVVAVRPFQVNPPWQAFRNLGGMSPIYEIDCTGGDMRVDGRPLNCTPHPTEMGAASFEEGGVTSFLQAGVVPPRRLACDEGGHIGGAMVWDFPTGGTVLEATVSFPYFDKANPAGTDAYARAVEDWRQTLGKVTWQAPENTRMVFDCFRTAAGHILINRDGPAIQPGPRRYTRSWVRDCVIMGAALAKAGLPQALRVFLEWYAPFQREDGFVPCVVDRDGVDWLVEHDSHGQFLWGLREDFRNAADPGFLQRMLPHIRKAADYLITIRSERQTTQYKSGDLAACYGLLPESASHEGYLAHPVHSYWDDFWGVRGLEAAADLAEQAGQPADATRWRHEAAAFQEDIAHSLQKVIAEKSLAYIPGSVEWADFDPTATSNAIAMLDFADALPREPLHAMLDTYIDGFHRKHRGEMPWNNYTAYEIRIIGAFVRLGRRDEANELLTFFLSDRRPLEWNQWPEITWRDPRSPGHLGDVPHTWIAAEYLLAVASMVASEREATASLVLAAGMPWAWISQEDGFAVQGLPTRFGDLAFCIATRNDDAIYVEIRGSLTMPPGGLFIAPPLPIGKQIIASVTADGAKQPYESGATIVRVTALPFVAELQLGSSTVLA; encoded by the coding sequence ATGCCTGAACATCCGTTCTTTTCCCTGTTTGATGATGCTGGCTCCTGGCAAGTCGTTGCCTCTGGACAGGCGAGAGGAGAACTCTCCACCCCTCGTACAGAGCAGGGCGCCACCGTCCTGCGTCTGGACTATGACTTTCACGGCGGCGGCGGCTTCGTCGTGCTAAGACGCACGTTTTCTTTCAGCCTCCCCACTACCTTTGACATCGGCTTCCGTTTGCGCGGAAGCGGCCCGCCCAACCATTTTGAATTCAAGGTGGCTGCTGATGGAGGAGCCAATGTGTGGCGGCATCTGCGGCAGGATTTCGCACTGCCATCGCAGTGGACGGACTACCGTTTCAATGAACGCGAGTTCCCCTTCGCTTGGGGACCTGCGGGAGGCGGCGCTCCATCCAATGTCGAGGCGATCGAGATTGCCATCGCCGCCGGACCGGGAGGAAAGGGCACACTGGAGCTCTCTTGTCCTTCCATGACGGATCAGACGCTCCTGGCACCGAAGTCGATCCGCGCCTCCAGTCATCTGCCCGGGCACGCTCCGGACAACATCTGGGACGCAGATGCCCAGGCCATCTGGCGCGCGGGTACGGAAGACAAAGAACCGTGGTGCAGGATCGACTTTGGCAAGCCAGTACGCTTCGGCGGGCTGGTCCTCTCATGGCCAGACTCACTTCCACCGAGGGCGTATCGGGTTGAAGTCTCTACCGATGGAGAAAGCTGGACTTCCATCTACCGGGCCACCTCAGGTCTGGGGGCCAGGAGTTTCATCTCCATGCCCGGAAGTGAGGCGAGCCAACTGCGGCTCATCTTCAAGGACTCCGCCTGTGCGGCGCTCCAATCTGTCTCGCTCAGGCCGGACGCATTCTCACGCACACCGAATGAGTTTGTCCATCACGTCGCCGCAGAATGCCCGCGCGGCATGTTCCCACGCTACTGGTACCGGGAGCAATCCTACTGGACCCCCATTGGCAGTCCCGAAGGAAGACGCCGTGCCTTGGTCAATGAAGAGGGCATGGTGGAGACGGATGAAGCGGGCTTTTCCCTGGAGCCCTTCATCCTCACCCAGGACGGCATGCTCTCCTGGGCTGACGCCGATACCTCACTGTCCATGGCCGCCGACGGCGTGCCCGTGCCAGCCGTAGCGTGGTCTGCCCGGGAAATGCGCCTCGAAATCCAGCCATGGGTGGATGGCCACAGAGAGACTCTGACTCTCCACGTCACCTACCGTCTGCAGTGCCCCGCTGCGGAGCCAGGCACCCGCCTGGTCGTCGCCGTGCGTCCCTTTCAGGTGAATCCCCCGTGGCAGGCATTCCGCAATTTGGGTGGCATGAGCCCGATCTATGAGATCGACTGCACCGGCGGTGACATGCGAGTGGATGGCCGGCCTCTCAACTGCACTCCCCATCCCACTGAAATGGGAGCCGCCAGCTTCGAAGAAGGAGGCGTGACTTCCTTTCTCCAGGCAGGTGTAGTGCCACCAAGGCGGCTGGCCTGCGATGAAGGCGGGCACATCGGTGGAGCGATGGTATGGGACTTCCCCACCGGCGGGACCGTGCTCGAAGCCACGGTGTCCTTCCCTTATTTCGACAAGGCCAACCCAGCCGGCACGGATGCCTACGCACGCGCAGTGGAGGACTGGCGTCAGACATTGGGGAAAGTGACCTGGCAGGCGCCGGAGAACACGCGCATGGTCTTTGATTGTTTCCGCACAGCCGCGGGACACATCTTGATCAATCGCGATGGTCCTGCCATCCAGCCAGGTCCGCGACGCTATACCCGCTCATGGGTCCGTGATTGTGTGATCATGGGTGCGGCCCTGGCCAAGGCCGGGCTTCCACAAGCCCTTCGCGTGTTTCTGGAATGGTATGCTCCCTTCCAGCGCGAAGACGGCTTTGTGCCCTGTGTGGTGGACCGCGACGGTGTCGACTGGTTGGTGGAGCACGACAGCCACGGACAATTCCTGTGGGGTTTGCGGGAAGACTTCCGCAACGCCGCTGATCCCGGCTTCCTGCAACGTATGCTGCCTCACATCCGCAAGGCCGCAGACTATCTCATCACGATTCGGTCTGAACGGCAGACGACGCAATACAAGTCCGGAGATCTCGCCGCCTGCTATGGCCTGCTGCCGGAGTCCGCAAGCCATGAAGGCTACCTCGCCCACCCCGTGCACTCCTACTGGGATGACTTCTGGGGAGTGCGTGGACTTGAGGCAGCGGCAGATCTAGCAGAACAAGCGGGACAACCTGCAGACGCCACACGGTGGCGGCATGAGGCGGCAGCATTCCAGGAAGACATCGCACACTCGCTTCAGAAGGTCATTGCAGAAAAGAGTCTCGCGTACATCCCCGGTTCGGTGGAGTGGGCGGACTTCGACCCCACCGCGACGTCCAATGCGATTGCCATGCTGGACTTTGCGGATGCCTTGCCTCGTGAGCCCCTTCACGCGATGCTGGACACCTACATCGACGGATTCCACCGCAAGCATCGCGGTGAAATGCCGTGGAACAACTACACCGCCTACGAGATCCGCATCATCGGCGCATTCGTGCGGTTGGGCCGGCGCGATGAGGCAAACGAACTGCTGACCTTCTTCCTGTCGGATCGCCGTCCGCTGGAGTGGAATCAATGGCCGGAAATCACGTGGCGTGATCCGCGTTCACCCGGCCACCTTGGCGATGTGCCTCACACTTGGATTGCTGCGGAATATCTGCTGGCAGTAGCATCCATGGTAGCCTCCGAGCGTGAAGCCACTGCCTCTCTGGTGCTCGCCGCCGGCATGCCCTGGGCGTGGATTTCACAGGAGGATGGATTCGCTGTGCAAGGTCTCCCCACGCGATTTGGTGACCTGGCATTCTGCATCGCGACTCGAAACGATGATGCCATCTATGTGGAGATTCGTGGCTCACTCACGATGCCGCCGGGTGGGTTGTTCATCGCACCACCGTTGCCCATCGGGAAACAGATCATCGCCTCAGTGACAGCCGATGGCGCAAAGCAGCCATACGAGAGCGGCGCGACAATTGTCCGCGTCACGGCTCTGCCCTTCGTGGCAGAGCTGCAACTTGGTTCCAGCACGGTGCTAGCCTAG
- a CDS encoding ABC transporter ATP-binding protein/permease, with protein sequence MTEKKTSLRTQVFRRLLHVTAMFFRSPVGGRAWLLAAALLVLMLCINGMNVLNSFVGRDFMSSIEAKDRSGFVRYAWMYAGVFATTTIVAVFFRFVEERLGLLWRDWLTHRVVRTYMDERIYLHLDAEGITNPDQRMTEDIRQLTTTTLSFLLMILNGTMTAISFSGVLWTISPTLFMVAVLYAIAGSTLTILLGRPLIRLNYQQADYEANFRSELIHVRENADGIALTANQNTIRERLMGRIDQLVTNFRRITAVNRNLGFFTTGYNYMIQLIPTLLVAPLFMNEGVDFGVIGQSAMAFATLVAAFSLVVTQFQAISAYASVVTRLGEFVDASERAAMQSDTPAIECLEGVEGIKYSSLDLQSADKSGNVILGDLNALIVPGRSLLVHGANQAARVAFFRASAGIHSTGSGTIARPPEEMLAFLPEQPYLPAGTAREVLVPSGKEQEITNRELQQLFAEIGLASSKFRTPEDFEIPRDWHDALSLSKQQLMSVARVLLARPKFVFLDNLGSVLSTHAQNNVLAVLAKRGITSISIGEEDPDPTLYDTSLELREDGSWKWTDLKQGAAPTGIPGQSNLAS encoded by the coding sequence ATGACCGAGAAGAAGACATCCCTCAGAACTCAAGTGTTTCGCAGGCTGTTGCATGTGACGGCGATGTTTTTCAGATCGCCGGTCGGCGGACGCGCCTGGTTGCTGGCCGCGGCTCTGCTGGTGCTGATGCTGTGTATCAACGGCATGAATGTGCTGAACAGCTTTGTGGGCCGGGACTTCATGTCGTCCATAGAAGCCAAGGACCGGTCGGGGTTTGTTCGTTACGCCTGGATGTATGCGGGCGTTTTTGCCACTACAACGATTGTCGCGGTCTTCTTCCGCTTTGTGGAGGAGCGTCTGGGCTTGCTCTGGCGTGACTGGCTCACCCATCGGGTCGTCCGCACCTACATGGACGAGCGCATCTATCTGCATCTCGATGCAGAAGGGATCACCAATCCCGACCAGCGCATGACAGAGGACATCAGGCAACTGACCACGACCACGCTGTCCTTCCTCTTGATGATTCTGAACGGAACGATGACCGCGATCTCGTTCTCCGGGGTCCTGTGGACCATCAGCCCGACGTTGTTTATGGTCGCGGTCCTGTATGCCATTGCGGGATCGACGCTGACCATTCTCCTTGGGCGTCCGCTCATCCGGCTGAACTACCAGCAAGCGGACTACGAGGCGAACTTCCGCTCTGAGTTGATCCATGTCCGCGAGAACGCTGACGGAATCGCACTCACCGCCAACCAGAACACCATCCGGGAGCGGCTGATGGGTCGCATCGATCAATTGGTCACAAATTTCCGCCGCATCACAGCGGTGAACAGGAATCTTGGTTTCTTTACCACGGGGTACAATTACATGATCCAGTTGATTCCCACACTTCTGGTGGCTCCGCTCTTCATGAATGAGGGGGTCGACTTCGGTGTGATTGGGCAGTCCGCCATGGCCTTTGCCACGCTGGTGGCGGCCTTCTCACTCGTGGTCACCCAGTTCCAGGCCATCTCCGCCTATGCTTCTGTTGTTACCCGACTTGGTGAATTTGTGGACGCTTCCGAAAGGGCGGCCATGCAATCCGATACTCCCGCCATCGAGTGCCTGGAGGGTGTGGAAGGGATCAAATATTCGAGCCTCGACCTGCAGTCGGCAGACAAATCGGGGAATGTCATTCTCGGAGACTTGAACGCGCTCATCGTTCCGGGCAGGAGCCTGCTGGTGCATGGTGCGAATCAGGCGGCCAGGGTCGCCTTCTTCCGGGCGTCTGCGGGCATCCACAGTACAGGCTCTGGCACCATTGCGCGGCCGCCGGAGGAGATGCTGGCCTTTCTCCCAGAGCAACCGTACTTACCTGCTGGCACTGCACGGGAAGTCCTTGTCCCATCAGGCAAGGAGCAGGAAATCACGAACCGGGAGCTACAACAGCTCTTTGCAGAGATCGGGCTGGCGTCTTCCAAGTTCAGGACGCCTGAGGATTTTGAAATCCCCCGTGACTGGCACGACGCGCTGTCACTTTCCAAACAGCAGTTGATGTCTGTGGCTCGTGTCCTTTTGGCCAGACCCAAGTTTGTGTTTCTGGATAATCTTGGATCCGTACTGAGCACGCACGCGCAAAACAATGTCCTCGCGGTTCTGGCGAAGCGGGGCATTACCAGCATCTCCATTGGAGAAGAGGATCCGGATCCCACCCTCTATGACACGAGCCTGGAGCTGAGGGAGGACGGCTCGTGGAAATGGACGGACCTGAAGCAGGGCGCCGCGCCGACGGGCATACCAGGACAAAGCAATCTCGCATCATGA